A single window of Columba livia isolate bColLiv1 breed racing homer chromosome 16, bColLiv1.pat.W.v2, whole genome shotgun sequence DNA harbors:
- the LOC102096959 gene encoding ammonium transporter Rh type A-like, whose product MAVSPPACPHRLLPLSLGLFQGVLLLFFALFVTYDEPAVQAEDASVVANQLYSIFPLFQDIQVMLVVGLGLLLTFLPRYGLSVLTHNFLLLNFSTQWALVLQGLLHRFHHGQVHLDLHNLLAAEFAAVTVLISVGAVLGRTSPCQLLVVATCEVPVYLASEWAIVTRLGVLDVGGTITIHVFSCYFGLGVSRALFGAVRWPVHPKETPTPRSDLMSLVGTLILWVFWPSFVAVLCQPGDAQNRAILNTLLAMSASALTTVVASSLLERDGKLSPGDLQNGSLAGGVAIGAVANMAVSPVAALTLGSLSAMVCVLGFRFLTPFLARKLLLQDQCGIHNLHGLPGILGAAASAVAILAASEDTSRSQVSHTRGNASEAAWRQWGDSGAGGQALCQVAGLAVAVGGSLVTGLLTGAALRLPCLAQPPERLCLDDSLYFKMMDQAGSQGPCSTAEEEVLALKEQV is encoded by the coding sequence ATGGCTGTGTCaccccctgcctgtccccaccgcCTCCTGCCTCTCTCCCTGGGGCTCTTCCAGGGTGTCCTGCTCCTCTTCTTCGCCCTCTTCGTCACCTACGATGAGCCCGCGGTGCAGGCAGAGGATGCCAGTGTGGTGGCCAACCAGCTCTACAGCATCTTCCCCCTCTTCCAGGACATCCAGGTGATGctggtggtggggctggggctccTGCTGACATTCCTACCCCGTTACGGGCTCAGTGTCCTCACCCACAACTTCCTCCTGCTCAACTTCTCCACGCAATGGGCGCTGGTGCTGCAGGGCTTGCTCCATCGCTTCCACCACGGCCAGGTACACCTGGACCTCCACAACCTCCTCGCCGCCGAGTTCGCTGCCGTGACGGTGCTCATCTCCgtgggggctgtcctggggaggaCCAGCCCCTGCCAGCTCCTCGTCGTGGCCACCTGTGAAGTCCCTGTCTACCTTGCCAGCGAGTGGGCCATCGTCACCCGGCTGGGTGTCCTGGATGTGGGGGGCACCATCACAATCCATGTCTTCTCATGCTATTTTGGCCTTGGTGTGTCCAGGGCTCTGTTTGGGGCAGTACGGTGGCCGGTGCACCCCAAGGAGACCCCGACACCCCGATCTGACCTCATGTCCCTAGTGGGGACCCTCATCCTCTGGGTTTTCTGGCCTAGCTTTGTGGCCGTCCTCTGCCAACCAGGAGATGCCCAGAACCGCGCCATCCTGAACACCCTCCTGGCCATGAGCGCCAGCGCCCTGACAACAGTGGTGGCCTCCAGCCTGCTGGAGAGGGATGGCAAGCTCAGCCCTGGCGACCTGCAGAATGGCAGCCTAGCTGGAGGGGTGGCCATTGGTGCAGTGGCCAATATGGCCGTGTCACCGGTGGCTGCCctcaccctgggcagcctctcaGCCATGGTGTGTGTCCTTGGCTTCAGGTTCCTCACCCCATTCCTCGCCAGAAAGCTCCTGCTCCAGGACCAGTGTGGCATCCACAACCTCCATGGCTTGCCTGGCATCCTGGGTGCTGCAGCCAGCGCTGTGGCCATCCTGGCAGCATCTGAGGACACCTCTAGGTCCCAGGTGTCCCACACCAGGGGCAATGCCAGCGAGGCAGCATGGAGACAgtggggggacagtggggcGGGTGGGCAGGCGTTGTGCCAGGTGGCGGGGCTGGCAGTGGCCGTCGGTGGCTCACTGGTCACTGGGCTGCTCACCGGTGCTGCACTCCGGCTGCCCTGCCTGGCCCAGCCGCCCGAGCGGCTCTGCCTTGACGACTCGCTGTATTTTAAGATGATGGATCAAGCTGGGAGCCAGGGGCCATGCAGCACAGCTGAGGAAGAAGTTCTGGCTCTGAAGGAGCAGGTGTAG